CCGGGGCGGTCGTAGAAGTGCTTCGTGCCGTCGGTGCGCGGGGCCTGCCGGGCGGAGCGTCCGTCGACCCGCCAGGGCAGCCGGATACCGGCCTGGTCGGCCACGGTCGGCAGCAGGTCGACGTGCTCCCAGTTGCGGTCGTCCACCCGGCCGGCCTGCTGCCCGGGCTCCTTGACGAACATCGGCACCCACGCCACCTCGCCGGCGGCGGCCTTGATCGCATCCATGCCCCGGCCCTGGGCGCCCGCGCGGAAGCTCACCCCGTGGTCGGCGGTGACCACGACGAGGGCCTGGTCGTAGAGGCCGCTGGCGCGCAGCGTACGCAGCGTCTCGCCGATCAGCCGGTCGGTGTAGCCGAGCTGGGCGAGGTGGCGCTGCCGGGCCAGCTCGACCCAGCCGGTGCCGTCGTTGGGCAGGTCCTCGGGGGCGTCGTAACGCACTCCGGACGGCAGGTACGCCCACGGCGAGTGCGGCATCAGCAGGTGCAGGAAGTGCAGGGCGGGCCGGGGCTCCGGCTTCAGCCCGGCCAGGAAGCTGGTGAACCGGGCCGGCTGGTTGTCGTCCAGGCTGTCCCAGCGGAACTTCGGGTCGGCCGGCACCGGCTCGGCGGCGTCCAGGCCGGCCTCGGCCCGGGTCTGCTCCCGGTAGGAGTCCTCCGGGTCGACGCGGGTGGGTGTCGGCCCGGCGACCTGGCCAAGCAGCTTGCCGGTCTCCCGGACCAGTACGCCGAGCCCCTGTTCCGGGCTGACCGGCTGCTCGCATCGGCTGGGCGGGCAGACCCGGGTGATGCTCTCCTGGGCGTGGATGTCGTACAGGCCGCCGAAGGCGGTGAAGAGGTTGTCCGGGTACTGCGAGTAGTGCGGCGCGACCGACCGCGCCGGGTAGCGGCCGGTGAGCATCGCCGGCAGCGCGTTGGGGGTCCAGCCGCTGACGCCGGTGGCGTTGCGGTACCACGTCGACGCGCCGGCCAGCTCGGCGAAGTGCGGGAACCGGGCCGCGTCGATCCGACCGTCCGCGCCGAGCAGGCTGACCAGTGGCAGCTCGTCGAGGATCAGCATGACCACCGGAGGGTGCCCACCCGGCCCCTGGGCAGTGCCGGCCGCGCCGCCGTCGCCGCGCGGCAGCACCACCGCCGAGGTGGGTGAA
The nucleotide sequence above comes from Micromonospora sp. NBC_00389. Encoded proteins:
- a CDS encoding sulfatase-like hydrolase/transferase, with translation MAEPAPAPPPAQPGTPAAEPVTGRWDRGWRGELGRLLEVVALVGLVVTQPLLDVLGRSPDFFLFHRSDPGQILLLTALVAVAPTVPVAVLGALSRVAGRTVRALTHTGLVGLLLAALAVQVGRHATPLRGVPLLLVAGLAGVAGAAAHRRWRAPGRVLRLAAAGPVAFVALFLLVSPTSAVVLPRGDGGAAGTAQGPGGHPPVVMLILDELPLVSLLGADGRIDAARFPHFAELAGASTWYRNATGVSGWTPNALPAMLTGRYPARSVAPHYSQYPDNLFTAFGGLYDIHAQESITRVCPPSRCEQPVSPEQGLGVLVRETGKLLGQVAGPTPTRVDPEDSYREQTRAEAGLDAAEPVPADPKFRWDSLDDNQPARFTSFLAGLKPEPRPALHFLHLLMPHSPWAYLPSGVRYDAPEDLPNDGTGWVELARQRHLAQLGYTDRLIGETLRTLRASGLYDQALVVVTADHGVSFRAGAQGRGMDAIKAAAGEVAWVPMFVKEPGQQAGRVDDRNWEHVDLLPTVADQAGIRLPWRVDGRSARQAPRTDGTKHFYDRPGEPVTFPGGVPAPPPLPAPHPLVGTEVHAGPAGGSATVADLAAFRATDPDTGTLPALVWGDVPDRIPDGTLLAVAVNGRIGAVVPVVPTDPGGRRFAALLTDDQLFRAGTNQLDVYQIATDGTLRRLALS